From Terriglobia bacterium, a single genomic window includes:
- a CDS encoding carboxypeptidase regulatory-like domain-containing protein, with protein MPRINRTLGWVLACSVFACASFLTSTTAGFAQAITASNQYVYPLFNSQAGSEFILNNLSTQAVTAEITLVDSNSGTLVNTFQRVPAETQQRYTAASFALSSFNGSLLITTNGPLSSVATLSDGAGNFETMAPAVASESFYVPFGPANNGIMNLSILNPSPVATSVIILVVGTDGSILGSGQATLPRLGTLTTNINALVPQSAFTQNVEISHVVVRALSNVLGPAKFIYVVASLANFSDDNQGIVGPHLDFALIPGVPPSSATTNSLFPVFVQGADYSTVVQVVNPSGSAITATITLNGSNGQPVANTTAANLQIPANGSVRVGLPNIFTLPAGMIMGSLTVSSQTPVIAAEAVASVSQNGIVVFTPSDPPSTNFAYRTRAADPSVFTGLSFRNSNAVPANLTVLNIPDDGSGASSASLTIPALTLGSETLQTLLPEATTAGFIYISSDSPISAQALEGKTDDSVLANLPAMHSQPNYIPPAATKFFITGNVTNNGVALAGASIQLSGALTTSAVTDASGNYQFAKTPPGAYLVQAVDPGYTMSPASITVNIGSASSRGNNFTATLIRPAITAVQPSGVVAGSPATQIVVAGGPFNNTSEIIFDGVPVATSLTSAGISVTVTTATGGTATVVQNQTVLQATIPAESLVAPRITTVVVENVGPGGFVTSAPQNFGVGSAPPTIEQLSGVPAPLIAGSAGFTFSVLGTGFVPGSTIFVQATALPTTFVSANQLTATVPASLLQTSAVLNVTVVSPPPTAGPSNALTINLTSPAPVVLSISPIAAPVRLDDNAGPLALTVFGFFFQPGAVINVTGPAGIVTIPTTFVSSTTLTGSIPQSALLVGGILAVSVSNPQPSLVAASASVPLVLSNLTPILTQIDAGPLNFDPTSPTISYPAPIIAYGSNFSSASIFALVNPCTPGLVIVPNSVTVAVSTQQQFRAYVAGVQVNNVTWGVMATSGSFSGTIDSTGLYTAPPIVPNPAQVVITAMTASGGLADAVVSISAVPVQGGQVEGSGATAANVVSSHEAVINISVMCSGQYSLQVFNPQPGGGASQILPFGVTAYVQLPPPIINSISPGSVSMSSPAFTLTINGSGFEAGAVVSFGSSTLVPSSITPAIITVSIPAFLLGQAGVIPAGQSGIIPVVVTNPDTSGSTNRVLFSVKNP; from the coding sequence ATGCCGCGAATCAATCGCACACTCGGTTGGGTTTTAGCATGCAGCGTTTTCGCGTGCGCATCGTTTCTCACTTCAACAACGGCTGGATTTGCGCAGGCCATAACAGCCAGCAATCAATATGTGTATCCGCTGTTCAACAGTCAGGCGGGGTCTGAATTCATCCTGAATAATCTCAGCACCCAGGCAGTGACCGCGGAGATTACTCTGGTTGATTCCAATTCCGGCACACTGGTCAACACGTTTCAGAGAGTCCCTGCGGAAACGCAACAGCGATATACCGCTGCGTCGTTTGCTTTGTCCTCTTTTAATGGTTCTCTCCTCATCACTACGAACGGGCCGCTCTCCAGCGTTGCGACCCTCTCCGATGGTGCGGGCAATTTTGAGACGATGGCGCCGGCGGTGGCGTCCGAGAGTTTTTATGTTCCGTTCGGACCCGCCAACAACGGCATCATGAACCTGTCGATCCTGAACCCGTCGCCGGTTGCGACCTCCGTCATTATTCTGGTTGTCGGCACAGACGGTTCGATCCTGGGAAGCGGACAGGCGACTCTGCCCCGGCTCGGCACCCTGACGACGAACATCAATGCGCTTGTTCCGCAATCCGCGTTTACACAAAACGTGGAGATTTCGCACGTTGTAGTGCGTGCTTTATCGAATGTGCTGGGGCCGGCGAAGTTCATCTACGTTGTGGCCAGCCTTGCGAATTTTTCGGATGACAATCAGGGAATCGTCGGTCCTCATCTTGATTTCGCGTTGATTCCGGGCGTCCCGCCATCCTCCGCGACGACAAACTCCTTGTTTCCCGTGTTCGTGCAGGGCGCCGATTATTCGACAGTTGTTCAGGTCGTGAACCCGTCCGGGTCGGCGATTACGGCAACAATCACGCTGAATGGTTCAAACGGCCAGCCGGTGGCAAACACTACAGCCGCGAATTTGCAGATCCCGGCGAACGGTTCTGTGCGCGTGGGGCTGCCGAATATCTTTACGCTTCCGGCCGGCATGATTATGGGATCACTGACGGTCAGCAGCCAGACGCCGGTTATTGCGGCGGAAGCGGTCGCAAGCGTATCGCAGAACGGAATCGTCGTTTTCACGCCATCCGACCCTCCCAGCACGAACTTTGCTTACCGCACCCGCGCGGCGGATCCGTCGGTTTTCACCGGCTTGTCTTTCAGGAATTCCAACGCCGTTCCGGCTAATTTGACGGTCCTCAATATTCCGGATGACGGGTCGGGCGCCTCGTCGGCATCGCTGACCATTCCCGCGTTAACTCTGGGCAGCGAAACGCTTCAGACGCTCCTGCCGGAAGCCACGACTGCCGGATTCATCTATATCTCTTCGGATTCCCCGATTTCGGCTCAAGCCCTCGAGGGCAAGACCGACGACAGTGTGCTCGCCAATCTGCCGGCAATGCATTCGCAGCCGAACTATATTCCGCCGGCCGCTACGAAGTTCTTCATTACCGGTAACGTCACGAACAATGGTGTGGCTTTGGCCGGCGCCAGTATTCAATTGAGCGGTGCGTTGACAACGTCCGCCGTTACGGATGCCTCGGGGAACTATCAATTTGCGAAGACGCCTCCGGGCGCATACCTGGTCCAGGCTGTCGATCCGGGATACACAATGAGTCCCGCTTCGATCACCGTGAACATCGGGTCCGCCAGCAGCCGGGGCAATAATTTCACGGCCACTTTGATTCGTCCGGCGATTACCGCCGTTCAACCTTCGGGCGTGGTCGCCGGCAGCCCGGCAACGCAGATCGTCGTCGCGGGCGGACCTTTCAACAACACGAGCGAAATTATTTTTGACGGCGTGCCTGTAGCGACGAGTTTGACCTCGGCAGGAATTTCAGTGACTGTAACGACCGCGACGGGAGGTACGGCCACCGTCGTGCAAAACCAGACGGTTCTGCAAGCGACGATTCCGGCGGAAAGCCTGGTGGCTCCACGCATCACGACCGTGGTTGTCGAAAATGTGGGACCCGGCGGGTTTGTGACCTCAGCGCCGCAGAATTTCGGGGTCGGATCTGCGCCTCCAACGATCGAGCAATTGAGCGGCGTTCCCGCCCCGCTCATTGCCGGCAGCGCCGGATTTACCTTCTCGGTATTGGGAACAGGCTTTGTTCCGGGAAGTACCATATTCGTGCAAGCCACAGCTCTTCCCACGACTTTTGTCAGTGCCAATCAGCTCACAGCTACCGTTCCGGCCTCGTTGCTTCAGACCAGCGCCGTCCTGAATGTGACAGTAGTGAGTCCGCCGCCGACCGCCGGTCCGTCGAATGCACTGACGATTAATCTCACGAGTCCGGCGCCGGTTGTCCTGTCGATATCCCCGATTGCGGCGCCGGTCCGATTGGACGACAACGCCGGCCCGCTTGCATTGACGGTATTCGGATTCTTTTTCCAGCCGGGCGCAGTCATAAACGTCACTGGACCGGCGGGGATTGTGACCATTCCGACTACCTTCGTGAGTTCGACAACGCTTACAGGAAGCATTCCGCAGTCCGCATTGCTGGTTGGAGGGATCCTCGCTGTTTCGGTTTCGAATCCACAACCTTCGCTTGTCGCGGCATCTGCTTCAGTGCCGCTGGTCTTATCAAACCTGACGCCGATCCTGACCCAGATCGATGCCGGGCCCTTGAATTTTGATCCAACCAGCCCGACGATCAGTTATCCCGCACCGATTATCGCGTATGGATCCAATTTCAGCAGTGCTTCCATTTTTGCCCTGGTAAATCCTTGCACACCAGGGTTAGTCATCGTACCGAACTCCGTGACAGTTGCAGTCTCGACGCAACAACAGTTCAGGGCATACGTTGCGGGTGTGCAGGTTAACAACGTGACCTGGGGGGTGATGGCCACGAGCGGCTCATTTTCCGGGACAATTGATTCGACCGGCCTGTACACGGCGCCTCCGATAGTGCCGAACCCGGCACAGGTCGTTATCACCGCGATGACTGCCTCAGGCGGCCTTGCCGACGCTGTTGTCAGTATATCGGCCGTGCCGGTGCAAGGTGGCCAGGTTGAGGGCTCAGGAGCAACCGCTGCGAACGTCGTCAGCTCCCACGAAGCGGTCATTAATATTTCTGTGATGTGCTCCGGTCAGTATTCCCTGCAGGTGTTCAATCCCCAGCCGGGTGGCGGCGCCTCGCAAATACTACCGTTTGGTGTAACGGCCTACGTGCAATTGCCGCCGCCAATCATCAACAGTATCTCGCC